In the Campylobacter concisus ATCC 51562 genome, one interval contains:
- a CDS encoding acetolactate synthase large subunit — MKQISGSQMISEALHEEGVEIVFGYPGGAALNIYDETYKQTYFKHVLVRHEQAAVHAADGYARVSGKVGVAFVTSGPGFTNAVTGLATAYSDSIPIVLISGQVPTFMIGTDAFQEIDAVGISRPCVKHNFLVNSVEELPRIIKEAFYIARSGRPGPVHIDIPKNITSRLGDFVYPKEISIPSYKPTYKGNSKQIKKAAVAINEAKRPLLYIGGGAVASNASEIIRKFMKKTGIPAVETLMALGVLDAKDELNLGMAGMHGSYASNMALSECDLLISLGARFCDRITGRTDEFAKHAKIIHIDIDPSSISKIINAHYPIVGDLTNVLTELYDEVNSKPENYAPWREILDRYSKLNPLGYTDSDKVLKPQWVIEETAKIAGADAIISTDVGQHQMWVAQFYPFNRARQLVTSGGLGTMGFGLPAAIGAKCAKPENLVINFTGDGSILMNIQELMTAHEINMPVINIILNNNFLGMVRQWQTFFYEKRYSSTDLSLQPDFVKIAEGFGGVGFVCKSKDEFRKALKEAIDSKKSAMIDVRIDRFEDVLPMVPAGAAIYNMILKSKEEK, encoded by the coding sequence ATAAAACAGATTTCTGGTTCACAGATGATAAGCGAGGCCTTGCACGAAGAGGGTGTTGAGATAGTTTTTGGCTATCCTGGCGGTGCAGCTTTAAATATCTACGACGAAACATATAAGCAGACTTATTTTAAACACGTTTTGGTTCGCCACGAGCAAGCGGCCGTTCATGCGGCCGATGGATACGCTAGAGTTAGTGGTAAAGTTGGCGTTGCTTTTGTGACTAGTGGCCCTGGCTTTACAAATGCAGTCACAGGCCTTGCAACAGCTTATAGCGACAGCATACCGATCGTGCTTATAAGCGGTCAAGTACCAACATTTATGATCGGCACAGATGCTTTTCAAGAGATCGATGCGGTCGGCATTTCACGCCCCTGTGTTAAGCATAACTTTTTAGTTAATAGCGTTGAAGAGCTACCTCGCATCATAAAAGAGGCCTTTTACATCGCAAGATCAGGCCGTCCAGGACCAGTTCATATCGATATCCCAAAAAATATCACATCAAGACTTGGTGACTTTGTCTATCCAAAGGAAATTTCTATCCCAAGCTACAAGCCAACCTATAAGGGCAACTCAAAACAGATAAAAAAAGCAGCAGTTGCGATAAATGAAGCTAAAAGGCCGCTTCTATACATCGGCGGCGGTGCTGTTGCATCAAATGCAAGCGAGATCATCCGTAAATTTATGAAAAAAACTGGCATTCCAGCGGTTGAGACGCTGATGGCTCTTGGTGTGCTTGATGCAAAAGATGAGCTAAATTTAGGCATGGCAGGCATGCATGGCAGCTACGCTTCAAATATGGCACTTAGCGAGTGCGACCTTCTTATATCACTTGGAGCTAGGTTTTGTGACAGGATCACTGGCAGGACGGATGAGTTTGCCAAACATGCAAAGATAATTCACATCGATATCGATCCAAGCTCTATCTCAAAGATCATAAATGCCCACTATCCGATTGTTGGCGATCTTACAAACGTGCTAACTGAGCTTTATGACGAAGTCAATTCAAAGCCTGAAAACTACGCACCTTGGAGAGAAATTTTAGATAGATATTCTAAACTAAATCCACTTGGCTACACAGATAGCGACAAGGTCTTAAAACCGCAATGGGTTATCGAAGAGACAGCAAAGATAGCAGGAGCTGATGCGATAATCTCAACAGACGTCGGTCAGCACCAAATGTGGGTGGCGCAGTTTTATCCGTTTAACCGAGCAAGACAGCTTGTCACAAGTGGTGGACTTGGCACAATGGGATTTGGCCTCCCTGCAGCGATCGGCGCAAAATGTGCAAAACCAGAAAATCTTGTTATAAATTTTACAGGCGATGGCTCAATACTTATGAATATCCAAGAATTAATGACTGCTCATGAGATAAATATGCCCGTTATAAACATCATTTTAAATAACAACTTCTTAGGCATGGTTCGTCAGTGGCAGACATTTTTCTATGAAAAACGCTACTCATCGACTGATCTTAGCTTGCAGCCTGATTTTGTAAAGATCGCTGAAGGATTTGGCGGAGTTGGCTTTGTTTGCAAGAGTAAGGATGAGTTTAGAAAGGCTTTAAAAGAAGCGATCGATAGCAAGAAATCAGCGATGATCGACGTTAGGATCGACCGCTTTGAGGACGTGCTTCCTATGGTTCCAGCAGGGGCTGCGATTTATAATATGATATTAAAGAGCAAGGAAGAAAAATGA
- the mnmH gene encoding tRNA 2-selenouridine(34) synthase MnmH, with protein sequence MPLFELDVEQWLEKRSSFEILIDARSPHEFLYSYIKDAINLYALNDAEHKKVGTLYKSDRSLAKSLGAKYICKNLQNIIDEVYKRAKVGSAIGIYCAKGGLRSNSVGYVLSMIGYRVFRLSGGYKAYRNHVLEFLNRPLSTKFITLFGNTGCYKSKLIRALSPSIDLEAMANHLGSVFGAINGAQPSQKSFEDALFEKLITLKDKICFIEGESRRIGSLSLPKSLYEAMRNGINVEVSASLEKRISCIVDDYKSVDKAFFDECMKKISPFIDKKARDEAVAKFNENDIAKVAEILLTKYYDKVYKKNENINVFINSDNFDEAVKKLNNIKNEAKF encoded by the coding sequence GTGCCGTTATTTGAGCTTGATGTAGAGCAGTGGCTAGAGAAAAGAAGCTCTTTTGAAATCTTAATAGACGCAAGATCACCACATGAATTTTTATATTCATACATAAAAGATGCCATAAATTTATATGCTTTAAATGATGCGGAACATAAAAAGGTAGGCACGCTCTATAAAAGCGATAGATCCCTAGCAAAGAGTCTTGGTGCAAAATATATCTGCAAAAATTTACAAAATATCATTGATGAGGTTTATAAAAGAGCCAAGGTTGGTTCAGCTATTGGTATCTACTGCGCTAAAGGTGGGCTTAGATCAAATTCTGTTGGCTATGTGCTTAGCATGATAGGATATAGGGTTTTTAGGCTTAGTGGTGGCTATAAAGCTTATAGAAATCACGTTTTAGAATTTCTAAATCGACCTTTGAGCACAAAATTTATCACTCTTTTTGGAAATACTGGCTGCTACAAAAGTAAGCTCATAAGGGCTCTAAGTCCATCAATAGACCTTGAAGCTATGGCAAATCATTTAGGATCTGTCTTTGGAGCGATAAATGGCGCGCAGCCAAGCCAAAAAAGCTTTGAAGATGCGTTGTTTGAAAAGCTCATAACGCTAAAAGATAAAATTTGCTTTATTGAGGGAGAGAGTAGAAGAATAGGCTCATTAAGCTTGCCAAAAAGTCTTTATGAGGCGATGCGAAATGGTATAAATGTCGAAGTGAGCGCAAGTTTGGAAAAAAGAATTTCTTGTATAGTAGATGACTATAAAAGTGTGGATAAAGCTTTTTTTGACGAGTGTATGAAGAAAATTTCACCATTTATCGATAAAAAAGCTAGAGATGAAGCTGTGGCTAAATTTAATGAAAATGACATTGCTAAAGTAGCTGAAATTTTACTCACAAAATACTACGATAAAGTCTATAAGAAAAATGAAAATATTAATGTTTTCATAAATTCTGATAACTTTGACGAGGCCGTTAAAAAGCTAAATAATATAAAAAATGAAGCAAAATTTTAG
- the ilvN gene encoding acetolactate synthase small subunit, which produces MRRTISVIVLNEHGVLARISGLFAGRGYNIDTLTVAPIPESNFSRLSIVTSGDERVLEQIVKQLHKLIPTYKVIESGEFVEKEMALVKIPLGENFAGLEAILKAYNGIVTNTNENYIVVMVADDASRIESFLKSIKKFNPVDVVRGGSVIMDI; this is translated from the coding sequence ATAAGAAGAACGATATCAGTTATAGTTTTAAATGAACATGGTGTTTTGGCTAGAATTTCTGGGCTTTTTGCGGGCAGGGGCTACAATATCGATACGCTAACCGTTGCTCCGATACCTGAGAGCAACTTCTCAAGGCTAAGTATCGTAACAAGTGGCGACGAGAGAGTTTTAGAGCAGATTGTAAAACAGCTTCACAAGCTCATACCAACGTATAAGGTCATAGAAAGTGGCGAATTTGTCGAAAAAGAGATGGCTCTTGTGAAAATTCCGCTTGGTGAAAATTTTGCTGGCCTTGAAGCGATACTAAAGGCATACAACGGTATCGTGACAAACACAAATGAAAACTATATCGTTGTCATGGTGGCTGACGATGCGAGTAGGATCGAGAGCTTTTTAAAATCAATAAAGAAATTTAACCCAGTTGACGTCGTACGCGGCGGATCTGTGATAATGGATATATGA
- the trpC gene encoding indole-3-glycerol phosphate synthase TrpC: MILDEIIKKTKDDLEKRKADFPEEWLGRSLAYNPYVPRDVLNALRASQNEPIKIIAEIKKASPSKGVIREDFEPIKIAQEYEPYANAFSILTEPHWFKGDIEYITQVRRYASRPILRKDFIVDKYQILEALVYGADFILLIAKALTQNELKELLDYAHHLGLEVLVETHDASDVKKAIFAGANIIGINHRNLDNFTMDMSLCEKLIPLLPNGKIIVAESGLYEHEQLRELSKIGVDAFLIGEHFMRQDDIKNAVKKIKEGE; the protein is encoded by the coding sequence ATGATACTTGATGAGATAATAAAAAAGACTAAAGATGATCTTGAAAAAAGAAAAGCAGACTTCCCTGAGGAGTGGCTTGGTCGCTCGCTAGCGTACAATCCATATGTGCCAAGAGATGTTTTAAATGCACTTAGAGCAAGTCAAAATGAGCCGATAAAAATCATAGCTGAGATTAAAAAAGCAAGCCCTAGCAAAGGCGTGATAAGAGAGGATTTTGAACCTATAAAAATCGCTCAGGAATACGAGCCATACGCAAATGCTTTTAGTATCTTGACTGAACCACATTGGTTTAAAGGCGACATCGAGTACATCACACAGGTTCGTCGCTACGCATCAAGGCCGATCCTTAGAAAAGACTTTATCGTTGACAAGTATCAAATTCTTGAAGCTCTTGTTTATGGGGCAGACTTTATCTTGCTTATCGCAAAAGCATTAACTCAAAACGAGCTAAAAGAGCTTTTAGACTACGCTCATCATTTAGGTCTTGAAGTTTTGGTTGAAACTCACGACGCGAGTGATGTGAAAAAGGCTATCTTTGCAGGAGCAAATATAATAGGCATAAATCACAGAAATTTAGATAATTTTACGATGGATATGAGCCTTTGCGAAAAGCTAATACCACTTTTGCCAAATGGCAAGATAATAGTCGCTGAAAGCGGGCTTTACGAGCATGAACAGCTTAGAGAGCTAAGTAAAATAGGCGTTGATGCCTTCTTGATAGGAGAGCATTTTATGAGACAAGATGATATAAAAAATGCCGTCAAAAAGATAAAGGAGGGCGAGTAA
- the lpxD gene encoding UDP-3-O-(3-hydroxymyristoyl)glucosamine N-acyltransferase, which produces MKLSEIASKVNATFSGEDIEIFALNSLKNANKAELTYCDGEKNAKFISNSNAGAILVTKSLLDLVPAGMVALVCDNPHLAFALLSKDYAKPLFCEPKPSNIAKSAKIMPNVYIGSNVSVGENTVVMAGAFLGDNVTIGKNCIIHPNVVIYNDCVIGNECHLLANCVIGSDGFGYAHTKTGEHVKIYHNGNVVLGDYVEIGACTTIDRGVFESTMIANYTKIDNLVQIGHNCELGNGCLIVSQTGLAGSTVLGRNVVMGGQSGSAGHVKVGDFAQIAARGGVSKDLPGGKKYAGAYPIMELSDQFKLQAKILRFFKKN; this is translated from the coding sequence ATGAAACTAAGTGAAATAGCCTCAAAAGTAAATGCTACTTTTAGCGGAGAAGATATAGAAATTTTTGCCTTAAATTCTTTAAAAAATGCAAATAAAGCTGAGCTAACATACTGCGATGGTGAGAAAAATGCTAAATTTATAAGCAACTCAAATGCTGGAGCCATCTTGGTGACAAAATCGCTTTTAGACTTGGTGCCAGCTGGTATGGTCGCACTTGTGTGTGATAATCCGCACCTTGCATTTGCCTTGCTCAGTAAAGATTATGCTAAGCCACTTTTTTGCGAGCCAAAGCCATCAAATATCGCTAAGAGTGCAAAGATTATGCCAAATGTCTACATAGGCTCAAATGTGAGTGTGGGCGAAAATACGGTAGTCATGGCTGGGGCATTTTTGGGCGATAACGTAACTATCGGTAAAAACTGCATCATCCATCCAAATGTCGTCATCTACAACGACTGCGTCATCGGTAACGAGTGTCATCTGCTGGCAAACTGTGTGATCGGAAGCGATGGCTTTGGTTATGCACATACAAAAACTGGCGAGCATGTAAAAATTTATCATAATGGCAATGTTGTTTTAGGCGATTATGTCGAGATCGGCGCTTGCACGACGATAGATCGTGGCGTTTTTGAAAGCACAATGATCGCAAACTACACAAAGATAGATAATCTCGTTCAAATAGGCCACAACTGCGAGCTTGGAAATGGCTGCCTAATAGTCTCACAAACTGGTCTTGCTGGCTCAACTGTGCTAGGTAGAAACGTCGTAATGGGCGGACAAAGCGGCTCAGCCGGTCATGTAAAAGTGGGCGACTTCGCGCAGATAGCAGCACGTGGAGGCGTTAGCAAAGACCTGCCTGGTGGCAAAAAATATGCTGGAGCTTATCCGATAATGGAGCTTTCAGATCAGTTTAAACTTCAAGCAAAAATTTTGAGATTTTTTAAGAAAAATTGA
- a CDS encoding HIT family protein, producing the protein MQHLCAPWRSEYFSAKKDSCVFCDVINSDDDDKNGVLFRAKHCFGIMNLYPYSPGHFMIIPNQHTDKIEELDEQTWFEMSKFVRLGVEILKKELYANGVNIGMNLGKAAGAGIAEHVHYHLVPRWSGDTNFITTISDVRVNGTPFHPLFEKLKKAFSAVI; encoded by the coding sequence ATGCAGCACCTTTGTGCCCCTTGGAGAAGCGAATACTTTAGCGCTAAAAAAGATAGCTGTGTTTTTTGTGACGTTATAAACTCAGATGATGATGATAAAAATGGTGTGCTTTTTCGAGCTAAACATTGTTTTGGGATTATGAATTTATATCCGTATTCTCCAGGTCATTTTATGATAATACCAAATCAGCATACCGACAAGATCGAAGAGCTTGATGAGCAGACTTGGTTTGAGATGAGTAAATTTGTAAGGCTTGGAGTTGAAATTTTAAAAAAAGAGCTTTATGCTAATGGCGTAAATATAGGTATGAATTTAGGCAAGGCTGCAGGAGCTGGCATAGCTGAGCACGTGCATTATCACCTTGTGCCAAGGTGGAGTGGGGATACAAATTTTATAACCACCATCTCTGATGTGAGAGTAAATGGCACACCATTTCATCCGCTTTTTGAGAAACTAAAAAAGGCATTTAGTGCCGTTATTTGA